The region TCTGGTATAGAAGGGGACCGCATTGATGACCTTTTCCTTGGGGACCTCCTTCAGAGTATTCTCAATTCCTTCCCTCACATAGGGAATGGATGATACGGAACCGGCTTCTCCTCCTGCATAGTGTTCATCATATCCCATAACAATCACATAGTCAGCCACAATTCCCTGTTCCCTCCTGTTATAAAACGCAGTATAGGAGGATGGTACATAGTTGTCCACAGACAGCACAAGTCCCTTATTGCGGCAGGCAACCGACATTTCCCTTATGAACTGCACATAATGGGGCCCCGCCTCTGCCTTCAGGCTCTCAAAATCCAGGTTGAAGCCGTCAAAGCCATAGGTATCCGCCTCATTCATCAGTTTTTCAATGAGCTTTTTCCTGGTACTGGTAGAGGACATCAGAGTCTTAGTGTTTAGATTTTTGACGCTTTCCTCCGTACTCACATTCTCCACCATGGCCCACACCTTCAGTCCCATATCATGGGCCTTATCCACGTAATCCCTGCTGGCCAGTGATGTATAGGTGCCGTCGCCGGACACCACATTGAACCAGGTGGGCACAATCACATTCATCCCCCCGGCATTGGATACATAGCTCTCAAGAGTATTATTTCCCTCCGGCCGTGTGACCTGATGAAATCCCAGCCTTACTTTCCCGTCCATGGAAATGCTGGTATACACAGGCGCCTCAAAGGTGCTGACAGGCGCAACCTGCTCTCCTGCCTCCAGCTTCCGGTTTTCCACATATCCGATATAACCGTCCGACGTTCTTACCCTGGACCACTTTTCCATGGTCTCCAGTACATCCACAGTCTCTCCTGCCGCCGCCTCTGTGATAATCTGGCTCTTTACACCGCCCCTGACCCTGACCTGTCCTGTTTTTTTCAGCACTGCCGTGTCATAGGGCTGCCAGGAGGTGTCGATAAACACCCGCTTGATCTGGCTTGTGGCAAAGGCCTGAGTGCGGATATCTGTATAATTCACCACAACCCCAAGGGACAGGTACATTCCATCCTGTGTGACCTTAAAGAGAGGTCCCTTCTCTCCCTGGGCACTTTCATCCGCATACACAATGGAGTCAGGCAGTGCATACACCAGCAGTTTTTCTCCCTCATCCCAGTAAAAGCGCTGGTTCAGATGTTCATTTACCCAGTCCACGGGCAGGTACACCTGGCCGCCCTCGTAGATTCCCTTCTCCTCCTGCACCTGGTTATCCAAAATAAGGGCCACCTGGCCGTCCTTAATACCAAATATCCTGCTCTTATCCGCCAGCTCATTGCTGGGCATGTATTTCTTGGCAAAAAGCACTCCCAGACCACCGCCTGCCAGGATAAATATGAACAGCAGAACCAGTACCGTGATTCCGCAGCCATGACCTTTTCTTCTTCTGCTCATCCTGTCCTCCAGTTTCCTAATGATTGTTTTTATTCTACCACAAAATAGAGTGCATGTACCAATTAATTGCTTACAATTTACAGTCATTATGGATGAAACAGGAACAAAAGCCCGGTATGCGCCGCCTGCTTTGGCTGCACAGGCTGAGACGGTACTCATGGCAGCGCATAATCCGGGCTCTTGTTATCTGCTCTGTTATTTGCTGTTGTTATCTGTTTTTATTATCTGCTCATGAATCCTCATCTTTTTTCTCTTTGGGAGGGTCGCTGAGATACACTTTGTCAAATCTGATTTCCTTCAGACAGCCCTGCTCGGCGCCAACATAGTCTCCCATGTAAAAGCCCCCGTCTTCTCCCATCTCGAATATCTTCTCCCATTCTTTTTCCGGGCACTCGACTCCGTCAATGGTAATCCGAACCCCTTTGTTCTTGTATCTCTTCAATCCGTCCAGATAGATTCTCTGGTGTTTCTTCCGGTCTCCATACTCGACATTT is a window of Enterocloster clostridioformis DNA encoding:
- a CDS encoding glycosyl hydrolase family 18 protein, translating into MSRRRKGHGCGITVLVLLFIFILAGGGLGVLFAKKYMPSNELADKSRIFGIKDGQVALILDNQVQEEKGIYEGGQVYLPVDWVNEHLNQRFYWDEGEKLLVYALPDSIVYADESAQGEKGPLFKVTQDGMYLSLGVVVNYTDIRTQAFATSQIKRVFIDTSWQPYDTAVLKKTGQVRVRGGVKSQIITEAAAGETVDVLETMEKWSRVRTSDGYIGYVENRKLEAGEQVAPVSTFEAPVYTSISMDGKVRLGFHQVTRPEGNNTLESYVSNAGGMNVIVPTWFNVVSGDGTYTSLASRDYVDKAHDMGLKVWAMVENVSTEESVKNLNTKTLMSSTSTRKKLIEKLMNEADTYGFDGFNLDFESLKAEAGPHYVQFIREMSVACRNKGLVLSVDNYVPSSYTAFYNRREQGIVADYVIVMGYDEHYAGGEAGSVSSIPYVREGIENTLKEVPKEKVINAVPFYTRVWTVNEGKTSSKAYGISDARQWVEENQVELSWDKLLGQYYGETVSGSGQQYIWMEEEDSMKLKIDLIKEFDLAGVACWKLGFEPADIWDIVSEVK